Within the Debaryomyces hansenii CBS767 chromosome E complete sequence genome, the region GAAGTTTTTAATGGACCCAAGTCGCAGCTTTCTGGttgtaattgatttaataaaacaGTGTAGTTTTCACCGTCGCTAATGTCTTTAGAAAAGTTATTAACTCTTCTTTGAGATCCAGCATTCTTCAAGTGGTAGTTGAACCAACGTAATAAAATTTGTTCAGGAGGTAATCTTAAGAATTGTTCTAAagtttcatcatcctcaAGTAAACGATATAATTCAGGGTGAAGTTTAATATCAACCTTTGACAATAATCCTCTTCTAACAATTTGCCAAATCAATCCCAAAATCAAATGTTCCTTACCATCAATAATGTCTTCTGAGTGAACATTAACAACAACACAACCAATGGCTTTTGCAGAATTTATAAcaatatttgcattttcaGACATCTGGAAATTGTTTAAAACCTTCTTCTTAGCAGATGGAAGGTTCAAAACACGAGTATCAATAGTATCTGGAACTGAATCGTTGATTAATTTAGACAAGACCAACCCATCACGAcattcatcaaatatttggaaattttcaGTACTAAATGGCAATCTCTCACCGATGTCCGAATCACCTGCAAGAACGGAGTTTATGTGTCTcgtaaattcaattctttcttcatcgttGATAGTATGAGTTGAGCCAGAAGTTTTACCGGTGAAATATGTCTTATGGGCGGTATTGGCGGTTGGAACAGGTGCCGTTGATGAAGCGTTACTACTTCCCCCGGTGCCAGCAGCAGGAGCAGCTGCTCGTGAAGATGCTGATTTTGACTCTTTCAACTTAGCCATCAATTCCACATAATCATCTAGTTCCACATGTCCTGATGCATCCACATCAACGTTCTTTAATGTTTCTCTTGCTTGATCATAAGTATAATCTCCTTTTTGAGAAACGGAGTTAATGACatcttttttttcaacCCACCCTTTATCTTCTAAGTCGATATTTCTGAAATCTTCGATAATTCCGAAAAGATCATTCTGTTCCAACACTGGGAACTTTTTTTGTAGTTTCAATACATTCATtgtatcaattgaataagtaCTATGTTTATTAAGTCCATTATGGAGTTTTCGCCCTTAAATAACGGAAAACGCTATACTGCATATAATCAGGCCATGACCAGTTGCTGGCTGAGTTTTTTTGCATCTATTGAAAGCAGATGATTCCAAGGAGATATGATATACTGGGTAAAGTAATATCAAAGATAAACAGCAGGAAGGCATCGCACAACTTGTTTAAGAACTCAATTTGTTCTGgttaaagaattttatcTTACTCGCTCATGCACCCTCGGGTACAACCATTCGTTTGATGAAATGTTTGAAGTGTATCcacttttttttttggatATAATAACTTAGAATATTAAGAAGGAAGTTGAATTGATGCCATTATAGCTATCACAATTTATAATGCAAGGAATTTGGAAAAGGCTACggtttaatgaatattcCTAATTTTTACACCATTCAGTGTTCTTTGAAATGacaattattattaaaagtcAATGTAGCTTAAAGAAAGCATGTTTCCTATTTCATATTAGTTGTATTAACGTAGAATCTATAATGACTTATTTGGTTCGGTTTATGTAGGCATGCATTCAATTAAGTGAGCGATGAGAGATAGTAAATACACGTGACatcattttgaattggCATCAATGAACTTGATAAGTATGCCAAACACTGGGTCGTAATATAGTTCTACGCAATAAGATACACAAATAAGACCAATGGGCTCGAAAGACGAGGAGGCATCTGAAATTACAAATACGGACCCGACTATGTCTGGGATATCAGATATACCACAATTATCCAAAGAACAACCCGTGTTTGACATCGAAGAAGTACAACTTCAATTCGACCTTAATCATTCGTTGCATAAATTATGTGTTAAAAATAACGTCATGTATCTTCTCGAAGATAATTACGtatacaaaattaatttggaATATCCTTCGGAGGTAAAGCAGCTTCTGCTACCATCTGGAACAGACAGTAAGATCACTGATTCTTGGCTACATCCGAATGGATTGCATTTGGTCATACGGaccaacaataataattactattatttgcATGAATCATATAACGACTTTAAATTACTTCCACGGCTTAAAGGTATGGATATCAAATTCGTGGTGTTTCCAAATTCACTGGAATATAAAGAATCTACAGGTGACTTTTTGATGGGAACAAAGGATGGCTCCGTCTACATAGGAAACATTAAACATCATGAAAGTGGACATGATAAGAAGAGAGATGATAAATATGTGAAGTTAGTATACAAACAACCGCAACCAATTTTAGGACTTACTTATAcgaataatgatttacaaataaatttatttactGGTgatcaattattaatatgGGATTGCTTTGACAATACATACGCTGAGTTGATTAaagtattcaaaatgaaacCGAAAGCAGTCACTATTCCAAAATCTAATAACATGCCTCCTGTTTTTGAATCCAATGCTTATTATTTTACTTATTTGGTGTCACCTGCTAATGAGATATATTCTAATGATCCCGAACTATGTCTTTCtaaaactgaaaaattgaattttatgaATGATTCTGTTTCCACTTATACtaattcattgataataacGGCGCATCATTTAATCGCATTAAATAAGGATCACGATAAGCTTTATATCCATAACAAATTGGCGAACTCAAAACCCATTGTACTAGATGTGAAGGAATCTTTAcagaaaaatgaaaagcTTCTTGGTATAACCGCTGACTATGCCAAAATGACATATTGGCTATATTCAAGTGATAGTATATATGAGCttgttattaataatgaatcaacaTCCGTCTGGTATAACTATTATAAACTTGGAAAATATGAGAAAGCTTTAAATTGTCTTGAAGATCCAGAttcgaaaaattatttcaagaagGATATGGTTTTAGTAAAACAAGGTTACGATTATTTACAAAAGGGCGGCTTCGGAATTGATTTTGCTGATGAAGACATCGATCAAGACTTATTTAACCTTCAAATCAAGGGAATAAGGATCTTAGGACAACTGTCTGAGCCATTTGAAAAGGTATGTTTGATGTTATTAAACTTGCAACAACCtcttattgatgatgatagAGCTAAACGTAATTATTCATCGGATAAGTTAttggttgaatatttattagtGAAGTTTAAAATTGCTAAAACAATAGAAAGATCTCGTATTAGAgtgataattttatcaacctggattattgaattaatgcTCAGAACGACATACGCATTAGAGAATGAAGTCAATCTCCAGACGTCATCTGAGGCACCAATAACTCGAAAGGATGATTCAACTCAAAAGAACTTTGAGAAGTCGAGGAGTATGCTTAAATCCCTAGATAACCagtttgaaaattttctatctcaaaattataaaattcttgatactAAAACAGTGTACCAGGTAATTAGTAATTTGCATTATCCTTcgaaattaatatattttgccGAGTTAATAAAGGACTATGGGTTTATTCTAAATTACTATATTGATATAGAAGATTGGGATAATGCTTTGAAGACgttaatta harbors:
- a CDS encoding DEHA2E19646p (similar to uniprot|P32599 Saccharomyces cerevisiae YDR129C SAC6 Fimbrin actin-bundling protein), encoding MNVLKLQKKFPVLEQNDLFGIIEDFRNIDLEDKGWVEKKDVINSVSQKGDYTYDQARETLKNVDVDASGHVELDDYVELMAKLKESKSASSRAAAPAAGTGGSSNASSTAPVPTANTAHKTYFTGKTSGSTHTINDEERIEFTRHINSVLAGDSDIGERLPFSTENFQIFDECRDGLVLSKLINDSVPDTIDTRVLNLPSAKKKVLNNFQMSENANIVINSAKAIGCVVVNVHSEDIIDGKEHLILGLIWQIVRRGLLSKVDIKLHPELYRLLEDDETLEQFLRLPPEQILLRWFNYHLKNAGSQRRVNNFSKDISDGENYTVLLNQLQPESCDLGPLKTSDLLTRAEQVLNNAEKIGCRKFLTPTSLVAGNPKLNLAFVANVFNNYPGLDPIEEHEKPEIEEFDAEGEREARVFTLWLNSLDVDPPIVSLFEDLKDGLVLLQAYEKVLPGSVSFKHINKKPANGNELSRFKALENTNYGVEIGKANSFSLVGIEGSDIVDGNKLLTLALVWQLMRRNITNTLSSLSNDGNQNLTDGDILKWANSQVVKGGKNYTIRSFKDSSLCNSVYLLDVLNGMKPGYVDYDLVHQGSNLSEDEKYANAKLAISIARKLGALIWLVPEDINEVRSRLILSFVGSLMCVAGN
- a CDS encoding DEHA2E19668p (weakly similar to uniprot|P27801 Saccharomyces cerevisiae YLR148W PEP3 Vacuolar peripheral membrane protein that promotes vesicular docking/fusion reactions in conjunction with SNARE proteins required for vacuolar biogenesis forms complex with Pep5p that mediates protein transport to the vacuole) — encoded protein: MGSKDEEASEITNTDPTMSGISDIPQLSKEQPVFDIEEVQLQFDLNHSLHKLCVKNNVMYLLEDNYVYKINLEYPSEVKQLSLPSGTDSKITDSWLHPNGLHLVIRTNNNNYYYLHESYNDFKLLPRLKGMDIKFVVFPNSSEYKESTGDFLMGTKDGSVYIGNIKHHESGHDKKRDDKYVKLVYKQPQPILGLTYTNNDLQINLFTGDQLLIWDCFDNTYAELIKVFKMKPKAVTIPKSNNMPPVFESNAYYFTYLVSPANEIYSNDPELCLSKTEKLNFMNDSVSTYTNSLIITAHHLIALNKDHDKLYIHNKLANSKPIVLDVKESLQKNEKLLGITADYAKMTYWLYSSDSIYELVINNESTSVWYNYYKLGKYEKALNCLEDPDSKNYFKKDMVLVKQGYDYLQKGGFGIDFADEDIDQDLFNLQIKGIRILGQSSEPFEKVCLMLLNLQQPLIDDDRAKRNYSSDKLLVEYLLVKFKIAKTIERSRIRVIILSTWIIELMLRTTYALENEVNLQTSSEAPITRKDDSTQKNFEKSRSMLKSLDNQFENFLSQNYKILDTKTVYQVISNLHYPSKLIYFAELIKDYGFILNYYIDIEDWDNALKTLIKIYTVSETHNVDIIYKKSAVLLINSPKLTVDTWLKFPSLNYEKLLPAILIFNKNNHALSLADNPSIPFLSKVIYDKGIKDKALNNCYLSLLITYPFNDDNTKKRCTRYIVKFLNYAKSESINNSKKLSMYSADFILRLCINHKQYQPAVLILINDMGLYEQALKLSIDNELTELAEFVLKKYEESILNSGDFELVGEDYELVYDKMETEDINSVSKIKLEEDNFSSRKKLLMMFAKYIIDGICQGKEFEILDIVGDDKESNILVSQNNGSEKQNGDTVKDVTNDLIDSMSKTDNSVIREINSSKLNKALRYLLNLSFGNNSNSNIITLKDLLPLFPESIMINNFKDEIVKSLNQYNTRINQLSSEMQESLNITHNLKNQIKESRKRGTRGKIYTIIEPGEPCKLCQNLLINKNFVCFPNCHHNFHKDCLVKYYLKSKSDYRFKKIFQDFKKNTNVSNKEELDDIMLKECVLCNDGNISTIDANLIDIDRNKSELQEWQL